AATCCGCCAAGAATAGGCACAACTTCATCCTGGGATGGCGTCGTGGCATTAACCAACTGTCTGAACGGAGCGTGAGCGGGCGCCGGCATCATGTCAGGGTTGACGCCAAGGAGAATCATCGATCCTGCCAAGCCGACAGCAGTTGAAAGGAAGAATCCAGGCTTGGAGCGGTCAATAAGCCACCACAGGAGAGGGTTGACCATTGCCAGTGTCAGCGATACTTGGAGAGTGGACGCCCAGGCCACCTTGCGCTATGGGCTGTTAGTTACACTTATACATATAATTCCTTGTTGGTCGACTTACAATAGCAAAGACAATTCCTACAAAGGCACCGATGGCTCGGATCGCAATTGCCCAGTCAGTCCCCGAATCGTCATTCTTTGCTGGAGCACTCTCAACCACAGCTTCATCCTCCTTTTCTCCAAAGGAGTCCTCCCAGACTCGATCGAACCAAGGAAACAACGCTCCCAGTGCAACACCAGCAAGACCCCAAAATGATAGGTGCGCCCAGTTGTACGTGCCACCCGAGGCATGGTTATCCGAGTCACTGTTGAAGCGAGACGTCACCAACATACCGTAACCAACACCAAGAACGAAAAGCAATAGTCCTCTCATAACCAAAGCGCCAGCCGAAGGAGATGTTTTCACAGGAGCAGGAGGTGCTTGGGAGCGAATTGATGACCGACGACGGATTTGATGTGATCGATCTTTCATAAAGTCGAATGTGGCATCGTCGATGCCAGGTCGCTTGATGGGAGTCTGAGCGCCTGTACCCCATGGTGTATCAAGTTCATCGCGATCGGCAAAGACGCGGTCGcgcgaggaggaggatgtgGTGGGAGAGTATATGCCGAAGAGCGTTGAAGATGTCAAGTTCATAAACGACTGCGGTCTACTCAAAGTTGAGTTCCCAGGTTCGGGTGTTGGTTGCAAGAAGCGCGCAATGTTGGCGTCTTGAGCTGGAGCGGGCGTTGGGGGAGATGAGTTCTCGCTCGGAGGTGTAGGAGTTGTTAGATTCAGATCGAAAGGTCTTCGAGGGACGGGGCGAATAAGAGGAGGTCCGTCGTCAGCCATTGTGGGTGTATGTCTGAAGTTTGAAGTTTTCTATAGCTGATCAAGAGGTTAGAAAGGGTTCAACAAAATGATATTGGGTTGAACAGCAATAGAAATTGAGGCCCAGGTTCTAGACTCCCCTCAGTTCAGCTGAACCTGCAAGTCTCAATAtcatgcaatgcaatgtCGCTTTACTCACAATTCTGATTCAGAGAGGCAATTGTGCGTTGCAAACTTCAGAATTTCAATCCAAGgtaaaaaaaacaaaaaagggATTGTATGTCAAAAGTTGAAGCTGTTGGGGGTACTCCAAGGCTTTACAACCCTGTCTACTTCCACGACTCAAGCTAATGAGCACGGATAAAAATAGGTAACGAGAACCAGGATGTCCGTAGCCGAGCAAACAATTGAGTATGAGCGGAAAGAGATTGAGAAGTAACTGaatggtttggtttggttctGCAGTTTGAGACGCTGAGAGTCTGAGATATCCCAGGACTGAAATGGCTCGAGTGGCAAGAGCAGGTGGAGGAGAGGAAAGTAAACAAGTAGAGTAGAGTGCAATATCAAGCCTCAAAGCTCAGCCAGTATAGATTGAGAAGGAAAAAGATGTTGAAAAActagaaaaaggaaaagaagagaagagaaaaagaggagGCACAGTTGTAATGTACCTAACAAGCTAATGTACGGCAACGTTCTTCACATGCTCACAAGACATGGGAAACATGACAAGAGACGCACGACTAGTCGACTGAGGGCCCCAGGAATTACGTAGATATGCCCCATTTAC
This Fusarium poae strain DAOMC 252244 chromosome 3, whole genome shotgun sequence DNA region includes the following protein-coding sequences:
- a CDS encoding hypothetical protein (TransMembrane:5 (o149-169i189-209o240-257i264-283o289-307i)~BUSCO:44596at5125), giving the protein MADDGPPLIRPVPRRPFDLNLTTPTPPSENSSPPTPAPAQDANIARFLQPTPEPGNSTLSRPQSFMNLTSSTLFGIYSPTTSSSSRDRVFADRDELDTPWGTGAQTPIKRPGIDDATFDFMKDRSHQIRRRSSIRSQAPPAPVKTSPSAGALVMRGLLLFVLGVGYGMLVTSRFNSDSDNHASGGTYNWAHLSFWGLAGVALGALFPWFDRVWEDSFGEKEDEAVVESAPAKNDDSGTDWAIAIRAIGAFVGIVFAIRKVAWASTLQVSLTLAMVNPLLWWLIDRSKPGFFLSTAVGLAGSMILLGVNPDMMPAPAHAPFRQLVNATTPSQDEVVPILGGFARQDTLETGMWMLSVLFCSCVCFGNIGRRLTLGPSAAAKGRWAGVR